From the Glandiceps talaboti chromosome 12, keGlaTala1.1, whole genome shotgun sequence genome, one window contains:
- the LOC144442992 gene encoding solute carrier family 12 member 2-like, whose amino-acid sequence MAAEMDTNVKSPTIATLESDFESGMTPEIQKKEVNSDKEPLSRFRVEFVSEKPGDKPLAKLKALPRTPKTSESDDDPSSPRTPASPRTYTGDDSIHMRTFGHNTHEAVPSISHYRNIFSTTAANGVKSRPTLQELHEEKRILNVSMSVSDLEAEQDEIVTPQSSSSPIRFGWVKGVLVRCLLNIWGVMLFLRLSWVVGQAGMGLTIVIILLSTVVTVLTTMSMSAICTNGEVKGGGAYYMISRSLGPEFGGAIGLIFSMANAVAVAMYVVGFAETVRDLMKEHDAKIVDDINDVRIIGLITVILLLGVALVGMAWEARAQLVLLVILIIALIDFCVGTFIPPSKSEVAQGYVGFQGSIFIENMGPSFTTGHNFFSVFAIFFPAATGILAGANISGDLADAQSAIPKGTLTAIVTSTAVYIGMALMLGSCVVREATGVVSDVPGNFTTFCEFLPCDYGLVNDMQVVQLVSAWAPIIIAGIFSATLSSALASMVGAPKVFQAVCKDKIFPKIYYFAKGVGPNNEPRRAYILTFVIAIAFILIGELNAIAPIISNFFLMSYALINFSCFSASLARPPGWRPSFRFYNMWLALLASLLCIAVMFMINWWAALLTIIIVGALYLYVNHTKPEINWGSSTQAFIYTQSLQSTLKLNNVPEHVKNFRPQCLVMSGSPNCRPALVHFVHHITKNTSLMVCGHVMVGNQKQYLPQLKSDYQDRWLKNERIKGFYSPTCAPNLLSGVESLMQVCGIGKMKPNTLFLGFKNNWQTDSGAKVEQYVNIIHSAFDLFYGVCILRLQEGLDISSALESAGGYDALYASAEADTDDVWLDEEESETEDITDSKEKKLLTAEGTALPRKPSSTKLVRGEPIRDVIKTLKKFQDKQGKGTIDVWWLFDDGGLTLLIPHLISMRSQWQNCRLRVFTSGKRDQIERDQMSMASMLSKFRIDYSAVEVLTDMNKKPQKQSIRRFEELIQPFMLNKSAGETEEEYPWKVTPEGLEDLKEKTNRQIRLGELLHHHSKDASLIVMSLPMPRKKTVSSYLYMSWLETLSKDLPPMLLMRGNQTSVLTFYS is encoded by the exons ATGGCGGCAGAAATGGACACGAATGTCAAGTCGCCGACGATCGCCACATTGGAATCTGATTTCGAATCCGGAATGACACCAGAAATTCAGAAAAAGGAAGTGAACAGTGATAAGGAACCACTGAGTCGATTCCGCGTTGAATTTGTGAGTGAGAAACCAGGTGACAAACCACTTGCGAAGTTGAAAGCTCTTCCACGGACTCCCAAAACATCAGAGAGCGACGATGACCCGTCGTCGCCGAGGACTCCCGCATCCCCACGAACGTACACCGGGGATGACTCGATTCATATGAGGACGTTCGGGCACAACACCCACGAGGCTGTGCCAAGCATAAGTCATTATCGTAATATTTTCTCAACAACAGCGGCGAATGGAGTAAAAAGCCGGCCCACGTTACAAGAACTTCACGAAGAGAAAAGGATTTTAAACGTAAGTATGAGCGTCAGCGATCTCG AGGCTGAACAAGATGAGATCGTGACACCACAGTCGTCATCCTCTCCGATAAGATTTGGTTGGGTGAAAGGAGTACTG GTACGATGTCTTCTAAACATTTGGGgtgtaatgttatttttaagGTTGTCTTGGGTAGTTGGACAGGCAGGGATGG GTTTGACTAttgttataatattattatcaacGGTGGTGACAGTGTTGACAACGATGTCTATGTCAGCTATTTGTACAAATGGAGAAGTGAAGGGAG GTGGTGCTTATTACATGATTTCTAGAAGTCTTGGTCCAGAATTTGGTGGTGCTATTGGTTTGATTTTTTCAATGGCCAATGCTGTTGCAGTTGCTATGTATGTAGTTGGTTTTGCAGAAACAGTTCGAGATCTAATGAAG GAGCATGATGCGAAGATAGTCGATGACATCAATGATGTACGCATCATTGGTTTAATTACAGTGATATTGTTACTGGGTGTGGCCCTTGTGGGAATGGCCTGGGAAGCCAGG GCCCAGTTGGTGCTGTTAGTTATCCTTATCATTGCACTTATTGATTTTTGTGTTGGCACATTTATACCGCCCTCAAAGTCAGAGGTAGCTCAGGGATATGTAGGTTTCCAAG gGAGTATTTTTATAGAGAATATGGGACCATCATTTACAACAGGACACAATTTCTTCTCAGTGTTTGCTATATTTTTCCCAGCAGCCACTGGTATACTAGCAGGTGCAAATATCTCAGGAGACTTGGCA GATGCACAAAGTGCAATCCCCAAGGGTACGCTTACTGCTATAGTTACAAGTACTGCTGTGTACATAGGCATGGCTTTGATGTTAGGTTCGTGTGTGGTACGAGAAGCAACAGGTGTAGTTTCTGATGTGCCCGGCAATTTCACcacattttgtgaatttttacCGTGTGACTATGGACTTGTTAATGACATGCAG GTAGTCCAACTAGTGTCTGCTTGGGCGCCTATCATCATAGCAGGTATTTTCTCTGCAACACTGTCATCAGCCCTTGCCAGTATGGTAGGGGCACCGAAAGTATTCCAG GCTGTGTGTAAAGACAAGATCTTCCCCAAGATATACTACTTTGCCAAAGGTGTAGGTCCTAATAATGAACCAAGGAGAGCATATATCTTGACTTTTGTCATAGCCATTGCGTTTATTCTTATAG GTGAACTGAATGCAATAGCGCCAATCATATCAAATTTCTTTCTGATGTCCTATGCCCTCATCAACTTCTCATGTTTCTCAGCGTCACTGGCTAGGCCACCAG GCTGGCGTCCATCGTTCAGATTCTACAACATGTGGTTGGCATTACTGGCGTCTTTGCTGTGTATAGCTGTAATGTTTATGATTAACTGGTGGGCAGCACTACTCACTATCATCATAGTTGGGGCCTTGTATCTCTATGTCAACCATACTAAACCAG AAATCAACTGGGGATCATCAACACAGGCATTCATTTACACTCAGTCGTTACAGTCAACGTTAAAACTGAATAACGTACCAGAGCATGTAAAGAACTTCAG ACCCCAGTGCCTTGTGATGAGTGGATCTCCCAACTGTAGACCAGCGTTAGTACACTTTGTACATCACATAACCAAGAATACAAGTCTAATGGTCTGTGGCCATGTCATGGTG GGTAACCAGAAACAGTATCTTCCTCAGTTGAAGTCAGACTACCAAGATAGATGGttgaaaaatgaaagaataaaGGGATTTTATTCTCCAACGTGTGCACCGAATTTACTCTCTGGAGTAGAATCACTAATGCAG GTTTGTGGTATTGGTAAAATGAAGCCTAATACATTATTCCTGGGTTTTAAGAATAATTGGCAAACTGATAGTGGTGCTAAAGTGGAACAGTACGTTAACATTATACA TTCAGCCTTTGACCTGTTCTATGGAGTGTGTATTTTAAGACTTCAAGAAGGTCTGGATATCTCAAGTGCCTTGGAGAGTGCTGGTGGTTATGATGCATTGTATG catctgCAGAGGCAGACACAGATGATGTATGGTTGGATGAAGAAGAAAGTGAAACTGAAGACATTACAGACagcaaagaaaagaaattattgACAGCAGAGGGAACAGCGTTGCCAAGGAAACCTAGCAGTACAAAGCTAGTAAGGGGGGAACCTATCAGGGATGTCATCAAGACTCTGAAAAAATTCCAAGATAAGCAAGGCAAAGGAACCATTGATGTATGGTGGCTTTTTGACGATGGAG GTTTGACTCTTCTTATACCACATCTGATATCCATGCGATCACAATGGCAGAACTGTAGACTCCGAGTATTTACCAGTGGTAAACGAGACCAAATTGAGAGGGACCAAATGAG caTGGCCAGTATGTTGAGTAAATTTCGTATTGACTATTCAGCTGTGGAGGTTTTGACAGATATGAACAAGAAACCACAGAAACAGAG CATCAGGAGATTTGAGGAGCTTATCCAACCATTTATGTTAAACAAATCAGCTGGTGAAACAGAAGAGGAATATCCATGGAAAGTAACTCCAGAAGGTCTAGAGGATTTGAAGGAAAAA ACAAATCGTCAAATACGTCTGGGTGAACTGTTACACCATCATTCCAAGGATGCCAGTCTTATTGTCAT GTCCCTACCCATGCCAAGAAAGAAGACTGTTTCATCGTATCTCTATATGAGTTGGTTGGAGACATTATCCAAAGACCTGCCACCTATGTTACTGATGAGGGGCAATCAAACAAGCGTTCTCACCTTTTACTCCTAA